A region of Salvia splendens isolate huo1 chromosome 17, SspV2, whole genome shotgun sequence DNA encodes the following proteins:
- the LOC121773254 gene encoding mediator of RNA polymerase II transcription subunit 15a-like yields the protein MESNQGQVISGEAVPSGDDWRSQLHQDSRQRIVNKILKTLTMHLPFSGEEGPQELKKIAVRFEEKIYTAATSQSDYLRKISLKMLTMESKSQNPMANSVNRENPQDPILAAVGQYLLTDDPEILDLSSALLNMPPLGSPSMDE from the exons ATGGAGAGCAACCAAGGGCAGGTGATCAGCGGCGAAGCAGTGCCCTCCGGCGACGATTGGAGGAGTCAGCTGCATCAGGACTCCAGGCAGAGGATTGTAAACAAAAT ATTGAAGACATTGACGATGCATCTTCCTTTTTCTGGAGAAGAGGGACCGCAGGAACTCAAGAAAATAGCCGTCAGATTTGAGGAAAAAATATACACTGCGGCAACTAGCCAG tcagattatttaagaaaaatatcTCTCAAAATGTTGACAATGGAGTCGAAATCCCAGAATCCTATGGCGAATTCTGTTAATAGAGAAAATCCCCAAGATCCAA TTCTTGCAGCAGTGGGCCAATATCTTCTCACAGATGATCCGGAGATATTGGATTTGTCGAGCGCCCTCTTAAACATGCCCCCACTTGGTTCCCCGTCAATGGATGAATGA